The following coding sequences are from one Arthrobacter sp. 24S4-2 window:
- a CDS encoding DUF4386 domain-containing protein yields MQSPDGIFTEQPPGAAPASPKRLAAIAGVFYLVVGITGGFSEGFVDPSLYVAGDAATTSANVVANEGLMRFGVVAHLTDAVFFLLTAVTLYLLLKHVGKHAARLMVVAVIVAAGIISMSAVFTFVAMQVATDSSYAGAFGPLGSSALVLLLLEIQHFAVLAAQVFFGLWLAPLGYLAYRSRLFPKTLGVMLVLATVSYLVDVVVAFLLPGLAAQIHGYLGIVPAIAEIWMVLYLLIVGVRSPRSTDRTPAEEAERSPLRVKAP; encoded by the coding sequence ATGCAATCTCCAGACGGAATATTTACTGAGCAGCCCCCGGGGGCCGCGCCGGCCTCGCCCAAGCGACTGGCAGCGATCGCGGGTGTCTTCTACCTTGTCGTGGGCATCACAGGAGGCTTTTCTGAGGGCTTCGTCGATCCCTCCCTGTATGTCGCCGGTGACGCGGCCACCACGTCCGCGAACGTGGTGGCCAACGAGGGGCTCATGCGCTTTGGCGTCGTCGCCCACCTCACGGATGCCGTGTTCTTCCTGCTTACCGCGGTGACGCTCTACCTGTTGCTGAAGCACGTTGGCAAGCACGCGGCCCGCCTCATGGTGGTGGCAGTGATAGTCGCCGCCGGCATCATCTCCATGAGTGCCGTCTTCACGTTCGTGGCGATGCAGGTCGCAACGGACAGTTCCTATGCGGGTGCTTTCGGGCCCTTGGGGTCCAGCGCGCTCGTGCTGCTCCTGCTGGAAATCCAGCACTTCGCTGTTCTTGCCGCGCAGGTCTTCTTCGGCCTGTGGCTGGCCCCGTTGGGATATCTCGCGTACAGGTCGCGGCTGTTTCCCAAGACACTGGGCGTCATGCTGGTACTCGCCACGGTCAGCTACCTGGTTGACGTGGTCGTGGCATTCCTGCTCCCCGGACTCGCTGCGCAGATTCACGGCTACCTGGGTATAGTGCCCGCCATCGCAGAGATCTGGATGGTCCTGTACCTGCTCATCGTGGGCGTGCGCTCTCCGCGCTCCACAGATCGGACGCCGGCTGAGGAAGCGGAGCGGTCCCCGCTTCGAGTCAAAGCGCCATGA
- a CDS encoding TetR/AcrR family transcriptional regulator produces MSTTAMKHEDPRPALSRQRVVHAAIQHADSAGLDALTMRQVAGMLQVAPMALYRHISNRDDLIDAMIDVLFSEIPLPLGSAHWKTAMRDRALSLRDVLARHRWAIGLMESRRRPGPSNLRHHDAVIGKLRSAGFDIAMVAHAYSLLDGYIYGYALTKMNIPFETTDEMAAMAQDMFEPFPANDYPNLAEFVTDHVMKPGYDYGEEFEYGLDLILSGLEEALAGQ; encoded by the coding sequence ATGTCCACGACGGCGATGAAGCATGAGGATCCCCGCCCGGCCCTTAGCAGGCAGCGTGTGGTGCATGCGGCAATTCAGCATGCAGATTCAGCCGGGCTAGATGCACTGACCATGCGGCAGGTCGCCGGGATGCTGCAGGTCGCTCCCATGGCCTTGTACCGCCACATCTCAAATAGGGACGACCTCATCGATGCGATGATCGATGTTCTGTTCAGCGAAATCCCCCTTCCCCTAGGCAGTGCGCACTGGAAAACAGCAATGCGGGACCGGGCACTGTCGCTTCGCGATGTCCTCGCGCGCCACCGCTGGGCCATCGGCCTGATGGAATCCCGGAGACGTCCCGGGCCGAGCAACCTGCGCCATCACGACGCGGTCATCGGCAAGCTACGCTCAGCAGGCTTCGACATCGCGATGGTGGCCCACGCCTACTCACTCCTCGACGGTTACATCTACGGATACGCCCTGACGAAGATGAACATCCCATTCGAAACCACAGACGAAATGGCTGCGATGGCCCAGGACATGTTCGAGCCGTTCCCCGCCAACGACTATCCGAACCTGGCAGAGTTCGTCACGGACCACGTCATGAAGCCCGGCTACGACTACGGAGAGGAATTCGAGTACGGACTCGACCTGATCCTGAGCGGACTGGAAGAGGCACTCGCCGGCCAGTGA
- a CDS encoding DUF6855 family protein, producing the protein MDQGTKENPWTLVTAPGTSEYSMCRDEAADPPALVWQVGSTTLKYHLQAIEDLHRWLMEQGDWVPLGAADEGKPAAEGTVEAWGRDPGNPVGGWYGLRKGYRGRFGMYLPPLLEAPGLAELTHGKRNNSVRAVSGPAA; encoded by the coding sequence ATGGATCAAGGCACCAAAGAGAACCCCTGGACCCTGGTGACGGCACCGGGCACCTCCGAGTACTCCATGTGCCGCGACGAAGCCGCGGACCCGCCGGCCCTGGTCTGGCAGGTGGGATCCACCACGCTCAAGTACCACCTGCAGGCGATTGAGGACCTACACAGGTGGCTGATGGAGCAGGGTGACTGGGTGCCGCTTGGCGCCGCTGACGAAGGCAAGCCCGCCGCCGAGGGGACAGTGGAAGCCTGGGGCCGGGATCCGGGGAACCCGGTGGGCGGATGGTACGGACTGCGCAAGGGCTACCGCGGCCGCTTCGGCATGTACCTGCCTCCGCTGCTCGAAGCGCCGGGACTGGCCGAACTGACCCACGGGAAGCGGAACAACAGCGTCCGCGCAGTGTCCGGGCCCGCGGCTTAG
- a CDS encoding S9 family peptidase — translation MTQTPAQHPADNAPAAAAPVARKVPFGRTHHGDTFVDNYEWLRAKESAEVVEHLRAENAYQEAVTAHQEPLREAIFQEIKGRTQETDLSVPNRKDGWWYYTRSVEGKEYGIQCRVEAQDTGDPVADWTPPAVEAGVELSGEEVLLDCNVEAEGQPFFSIGGTAVTVDGNLYAYAVDNAGDERFTLRFKDLRTGQMLPDVIENIFYGVSFSPDGTRLFYTVVDDAWRPYQVKSHVLGTPVTEDEVIYQEDDVAMWLGFELASDRRHLVLSIGCSEYSETRLLRFDDYDAGLSTVVSRDERVLYEAEPFLLAGPDGQKTEKILVTHNRNAINSMVSLVDPAELAKPLAEQDWTTVVGHSDDVRVNGAGVTSTHLIVSVRKDTIERVQVLPLAGLGTPAQGEPVEPAFDEELYTAGVAGSDYEAPVIRMGYTSYFTPSRVYDFVLPTASQPAGELLLRKESPVLGGYSPADYVATREWATAADGTKIPLSVLRHASVSRDSSAAGLVYGYGSYELSMDPGFGIPRLSLLDRGIVFVIAHIRGGGELGRHWYEEGKKLQKKNTFTDFIAATDWLAGSGWVDPARIAAMGGSAGGLLMGAVANLAPEKYAAIVAAVPFVDALTTILDPELPLSALEWEEWGNPITDPEVYAYMKSYTPYENVHSVAYPKIAAVTSFNDTRVLYVEPAKWVQALRSVSMGAEPIVMKIEMDGGHGGASGRYVQWRERAWDYAFVADSVGAVELLPGAGLQ, via the coding sequence ATGACCCAGACTCCAGCGCAGCACCCAGCCGACAACGCCCCTGCGGCCGCCGCCCCCGTAGCCAGGAAGGTTCCCTTCGGACGGACCCACCACGGCGACACGTTCGTGGACAACTACGAATGGCTGCGCGCCAAGGAATCCGCGGAAGTGGTGGAGCACCTCAGGGCCGAAAACGCCTACCAGGAAGCGGTCACGGCCCACCAGGAACCGCTCCGCGAAGCGATCTTCCAGGAAATCAAGGGGCGCACCCAGGAGACAGATTTGTCTGTCCCGAACCGCAAGGACGGCTGGTGGTACTACACCCGCTCCGTCGAGGGCAAGGAATACGGCATCCAGTGCCGCGTCGAGGCACAGGACACCGGAGACCCGGTGGCGGACTGGACGCCCCCGGCGGTGGAGGCCGGCGTCGAACTTTCCGGTGAAGAAGTCCTGCTGGACTGCAACGTGGAAGCCGAAGGCCAGCCGTTCTTCTCCATCGGCGGCACCGCCGTGACCGTGGACGGCAACCTCTACGCCTACGCCGTGGACAACGCCGGCGACGAGCGCTTCACCCTGCGCTTCAAGGACCTGCGCACCGGGCAGATGCTGCCGGACGTCATCGAGAACATCTTCTACGGCGTCTCCTTCTCCCCCGACGGCACGCGCCTGTTCTACACCGTGGTGGACGACGCCTGGCGCCCCTACCAGGTGAAGTCCCACGTGCTGGGCACGCCGGTCACCGAGGACGAGGTGATTTACCAGGAGGACGACGTCGCCATGTGGCTGGGCTTTGAGCTCGCCTCCGACCGTCGCCACCTGGTGCTGAGCATCGGCTGCTCGGAGTACAGCGAGACGCGGCTGCTCCGCTTTGACGATTACGACGCCGGGCTCTCCACCGTGGTTTCCCGCGACGAACGGGTCCTCTACGAGGCGGAACCGTTCCTGCTGGCTGGTCCGGACGGACAAAAAACAGAGAAGATCCTGGTGACGCACAACCGGAACGCCATCAACTCCATGGTGTCGCTGGTGGACCCGGCCGAGCTCGCCAAGCCGCTGGCCGAGCAGGACTGGACCACCGTCGTCGGACATTCCGACGACGTGCGCGTCAACGGCGCGGGGGTCACCTCCACGCACCTGATTGTGTCCGTCCGCAAGGACACGATCGAGCGCGTCCAGGTGCTGCCGCTGGCCGGCCTGGGCACCCCCGCGCAGGGCGAGCCCGTGGAGCCGGCGTTCGACGAGGAGCTGTACACGGCAGGCGTGGCCGGGTCCGACTACGAGGCGCCCGTGATCCGGATGGGCTACACGTCCTACTTCACGCCGTCGCGCGTGTACGACTTTGTGCTGCCCACTGCTTCGCAGCCGGCCGGTGAGCTGCTGCTCCGCAAGGAAAGCCCGGTGCTGGGCGGCTACTCCCCCGCCGATTACGTGGCCACCCGCGAATGGGCGACGGCGGCCGACGGCACCAAGATCCCGCTCTCCGTGCTGCGGCACGCGTCGGTTTCCCGCGATTCCTCTGCGGCCGGACTTGTGTACGGGTACGGCTCCTACGAGCTGAGCATGGACCCGGGCTTCGGCATCCCGCGGCTGTCGCTGCTGGACCGCGGGATCGTGTTTGTGATTGCGCACATCCGCGGTGGCGGCGAGCTGGGCCGGCACTGGTACGAGGAAGGCAAGAAGCTCCAGAAGAAGAACACCTTCACGGACTTCATCGCGGCCACCGACTGGCTGGCCGGCTCCGGCTGGGTTGATCCGGCGAGGATCGCCGCCATGGGCGGCTCCGCCGGCGGTCTGCTCATGGGCGCCGTGGCCAACCTGGCGCCGGAAAAGTACGCGGCGATCGTGGCAGCCGTGCCGTTCGTGGACGCGCTCACCACCATCCTGGACCCGGAGCTGCCCCTGTCCGCCCTGGAATGGGAGGAATGGGGCAACCCGATCACGGATCCCGAGGTGTATGCATACATGAAGTCCTACACCCCGTACGAGAACGTGCACTCAGTGGCGTACCCGAAGATCGCCGCTGTGACCTCGTTCAACGACACCCGTGTGCTCTACGTGGAGCCGGCCAAGTGGGTGCAGGCGCTGCGTTCGGTGTCCATGGGTGCGGAGCCGATCGTGATGAAGATCGAGATGGACGGCGGCCACGGCGGAGCGTCCGGCCGGTACGTCCAGTGGCGCGAACGTGCCTGGGACTACGCGTTCGTGGCCGATTCCGTGGGCGCGGTGGAGCTGCTTCCGGGGGCGGGGCTGCAGTAG
- a CDS encoding HNH endonuclease signature motif containing protein codes for MEVLEAISASAAALAAVLRRGTRNPETAGAGLAGSYPAPDAADPPLRDDVDPWRDGADPLRERADAYLDGLVQAAEMEARFSAVKVHLAAGYATTAEALAPPASSPQEHTAQEMSVTAEVACALAVSERSAGALISEALALTTGLPLTLAALQSGTVSWQHARILCDETTGLEPSAAAALEAHFLDPDAQNPARGCPVGNLTSARFRAKARSWRERHHPVSMETRHHRSAADRRVEYVPDRDGMAWLSAYLPADTAAGIWDRTTTAARILQGPSEPRTLTQLRADVAAAWLLTAGSRVHGADGVPAGSWRAGDVPSPAAQVLVTVPVFSLLGLTGEPAVLDGYGPIPPSMARRLVADGASSFLRVLTDPRSGAPLEIGRSSYRIPKAMRQWLRLRDGRCPFPGCNNHSLDTDADHLLAWSDGGGTGISNLGQPCRRHHRLKHTTAWRPEGATAHEPPGWTSPTGRHYPSEQPDWELPQWPSLDLQERANRQDWEDWETADSLRSPDFLDAPEQPAGEDWQDRETPDWHEPPDWPVAPEPPCSLDRLGIHDVDGIEGLGPPRPADPFPDWAHFMAA; via the coding sequence GTGGAAGTGTTGGAGGCCATTAGTGCTTCCGCTGCCGCGCTGGCTGCTGTTCTCCGCCGCGGGACCCGAAACCCGGAGACGGCCGGCGCGGGCCTGGCCGGTTCCTACCCGGCGCCGGACGCGGCAGATCCTCCGTTAAGGGACGATGTGGATCCTTGGCGGGATGGGGCGGATCCTTTGCGGGAGCGGGCGGACGCATACCTGGACGGCCTAGTTCAGGCCGCGGAGATGGAGGCCCGGTTCTCTGCCGTGAAAGTGCACCTCGCGGCCGGATATGCCACCACCGCCGAAGCTTTGGCACCGCCGGCCTCGTCGCCCCAGGAACACACCGCACAGGAAATGTCGGTGACCGCCGAGGTCGCGTGTGCCCTGGCCGTCAGCGAACGCAGCGCCGGTGCCTTGATCTCCGAAGCCCTGGCCCTGACCACCGGGCTGCCGCTGACGCTGGCCGCGCTGCAGTCCGGGACGGTGTCCTGGCAGCACGCACGCATTCTGTGTGATGAAACCACGGGACTGGAACCCTCGGCGGCGGCGGCGCTGGAAGCACATTTCCTGGACCCGGATGCCCAGAACCCGGCGCGGGGCTGCCCGGTCGGGAACCTGACATCGGCGAGGTTCCGGGCAAAGGCCCGCTCCTGGCGGGAACGCCACCACCCGGTCAGCATGGAAACCCGCCACCACCGCAGCGCCGCCGACCGGCGGGTGGAGTACGTCCCGGACCGGGACGGCATGGCCTGGCTCTCCGCTTACCTCCCCGCAGACACAGCGGCCGGGATCTGGGACCGCACCACCACAGCGGCACGCATCCTGCAGGGCCCATCCGAACCCCGTACCCTCACCCAGCTCCGCGCTGACGTCGCCGCTGCCTGGCTGCTCACTGCAGGAAGCCGGGTCCACGGGGCTGACGGCGTGCCTGCGGGTTCCTGGCGGGCCGGTGATGTCCCGTCGCCGGCGGCGCAGGTCCTGGTTACTGTTCCGGTGTTCTCGCTGCTCGGCCTGACCGGGGAACCGGCTGTCCTGGACGGGTACGGGCCGATCCCGCCGTCCATGGCCCGGCGGCTCGTCGCGGACGGCGCATCCTCGTTCCTGCGCGTCCTGACCGACCCACGCAGTGGCGCGCCACTGGAGATCGGACGCTCCAGCTACCGGATCCCGAAAGCAATGCGGCAATGGCTGCGGCTCCGCGACGGACGCTGCCCCTTCCCCGGCTGCAATAACCACTCCCTGGACACCGACGCCGATCACCTCCTCGCCTGGTCCGACGGCGGCGGAACCGGAATCAGCAACCTCGGCCAACCCTGTCGCAGGCACCACCGCCTGAAACACACCACCGCATGGAGGCCCGAAGGCGCCACCGCCCACGAACCACCCGGTTGGACCTCACCGACCGGACGCCACTACCCCAGCGAACAACCCGACTGGGAACTGCCACAGTGGCCGTCTTTGGACCTGCAGGAGAGAGCGAACCGGCAGGACTGGGAGGACTGGGAGACGGCGGACTCGCTCCGGTCACCGGACTTTCTGGACGCGCCGGAGCAGCCGGCCGGGGAGGACTGGCAGGACCGGGAGACGCCGGACTGGCACGAGCCGCCTGATTGGCCAGTCGCACCGGAGCCGCCTTGCAGCCTCGACCGCCTCGGTATCCACGATGTCGACGGCATCGAAGGCCTGGGGCCGCCACGTCCCGCGGATCCCTTCCCTGACTGGGCACATTTCATGGCCGCCTAG
- a CDS encoding helix-turn-helix domain-containing protein, producing MPLRTSWSEDNCPIARAADVLGDPWSLLVLREVFMGNNRFDGMKKELRVADNVLSERLRRLVGAGLLIAEPYSAGKRPRNEYLLTAAGTDALPVLHALTVWAQKHTGSPSGKSLRIICTTCGTESASGAWCQTCGAELTAATTAWDHPKSSENLIELAKAGTSHSPATDA from the coding sequence ATGCCGCTCCGTACCAGCTGGTCAGAAGACAATTGCCCCATTGCCCGGGCCGCTGACGTCCTGGGTGATCCCTGGTCTCTGCTGGTCCTGCGGGAGGTCTTCATGGGCAACAACCGGTTCGACGGCATGAAGAAGGAGCTCCGGGTCGCTGACAACGTCCTCAGCGAACGCCTCCGGCGTCTGGTTGGGGCGGGGCTTCTGATCGCCGAGCCCTACAGCGCGGGAAAGCGCCCCCGGAACGAGTACCTCCTCACCGCAGCCGGAACCGACGCACTGCCCGTGCTGCACGCATTAACGGTGTGGGCGCAGAAACACACAGGGTCTCCGAGCGGAAAATCCTTGCGCATTATTTGCACGACCTGCGGGACGGAGTCCGCCTCCGGTGCCTGGTGCCAAACATGCGGGGCTGAACTCACGGCGGCAACCACCGCATGGGATCACCCGAAATCCAGCGAAAATCTCATCGAGCTCGCCAAAGCCGGCACCAGCCATAGTCCCGCGACTGACGCCTGA
- a CDS encoding amidohydrolase family protein, translating into MSRPYRIDTHQHIVPPGYAGWMHEKGIRPGGVGLPSWSERAALKFMDRHDVQTGILSLSTPGVYFGDAVEARRRAREVNEYSAEVVAARPERFGFFATLTLPDVEGALAEAQYALDTLLADGIVLLANNDGRYLGDPGFGPLLEFLHHRRAVVFIHPGELPAPGVPGIPAFAADFLLDTTRTALSLILSGAMEKYSGIKFILAHAGGFVPYIAFRILLTMLNEKDLALSALAALTDKNQSVLRRFYYDVALSASPAALPSLLEVADPGRITYGTDFPFAPSAAIDFLNMQYENYPLDPFLRAAIDRGNSEALFPRLRPDQG; encoded by the coding sequence ATGAGCCGGCCGTACCGCATCGACACTCATCAGCACATCGTTCCGCCGGGCTATGCGGGCTGGATGCACGAAAAGGGCATCCGCCCCGGCGGCGTGGGCCTGCCCTCGTGGTCGGAGCGCGCAGCGTTGAAGTTCATGGACAGGCACGACGTGCAGACCGGCATCCTTTCCCTGTCCACTCCCGGTGTGTACTTCGGGGACGCGGTGGAGGCGCGCCGCCGGGCCCGGGAGGTCAACGAGTACAGTGCGGAAGTGGTGGCCGCTCGGCCAGAGCGGTTCGGGTTCTTCGCGACCCTCACGCTGCCGGACGTGGAAGGTGCCCTGGCGGAGGCCCAATACGCCCTGGACACCCTGCTCGCGGACGGGATCGTGCTACTGGCTAATAACGACGGCCGCTACCTCGGAGACCCGGGCTTTGGGCCTCTGCTGGAGTTCCTGCACCACCGCCGGGCCGTCGTGTTCATCCACCCCGGTGAACTGCCCGCTCCGGGGGTGCCGGGCATACCCGCCTTCGCCGCAGATTTCTTGCTCGACACCACCCGCACAGCTCTCAGCCTGATCCTGTCCGGTGCGATGGAGAAGTACTCGGGAATTAAGTTCATCCTGGCCCACGCGGGCGGCTTCGTGCCCTACATCGCCTTCAGGATCCTGCTGACTATGCTCAACGAAAAGGACCTGGCCCTCAGCGCGCTCGCGGCGCTGACAGACAAGAACCAGTCCGTCCTGCGGAGGTTTTACTACGACGTAGCACTGTCCGCCAGCCCGGCGGCGCTGCCCAGCCTGCTCGAGGTAGCTGACCCTGGCCGCATCACATACGGCACTGACTTCCCGTTCGCCCCATCGGCGGCAATCGATTTCCTGAACATGCAGTACGAGAATTACCCTCTGGACCCCTTCCTGCGCGCGGCGATAGACCGCGGCAATTCCGAGGCGCTGTTTCCCCGCCTGAGGCCTGATCAAGGCTAA
- a CDS encoding GNAT family N-acetyltransferase gives MPNITLPIRTERLILRRFEAADLDAFHAYHSLPETARFLPGDAKSYTQCMERVGKYANFVFESEGDWVALAIEAADSPGVIGEVVLKWLPGHGQGEVGWSLAPGARGHGYATEAAEAVLKLGFEGLDYHRIDAKLDALNTASAAICERLGMRLEAKHVDKWRYKGEWATEVVYAMLRDEWTARSR, from the coding sequence ATGCCGAACATCACCCTGCCCATCCGCACCGAGCGGCTCATCCTACGGCGCTTTGAAGCCGCAGACCTCGATGCCTTCCATGCCTACCACTCGCTGCCGGAGACCGCCCGGTTCCTGCCCGGCGATGCCAAGAGCTACACGCAGTGCATGGAACGGGTAGGCAAATACGCCAACTTCGTGTTCGAGAGCGAAGGCGACTGGGTGGCGCTGGCGATCGAAGCAGCGGACTCGCCAGGCGTGATCGGCGAGGTGGTGCTCAAGTGGCTTCCCGGCCACGGGCAGGGCGAAGTGGGCTGGAGCCTAGCTCCGGGTGCACGGGGCCACGGCTACGCCACCGAGGCTGCGGAAGCTGTGCTGAAGCTCGGGTTCGAGGGCCTGGACTATCACCGGATCGACGCCAAGCTCGATGCGCTGAACACGGCATCGGCGGCCATCTGTGAGCGGCTTGGCATGCGGCTCGAGGCGAAGCACGTGGACAAGTGGCGGTACAAGGGCGAATGGGCCACCGAAGTCGTCTACGCCATGCTCCGCGACGAATGGACTGCCCGGTCCCGGTGA
- a CDS encoding glycosyltransferase family 2 protein, translated as MSTLEEGISAPRIAGGPGFRTKFHFDRPGKVLEPVRDWSLGFITGHRTRIVLCMTLAMVGLYLLQDFLWPVAVKPVSFADSLWGSASVVWLGAVIPGLLGLLGALSFRHPTHLDAVAPISQLVVFRIVTRGTNREAVASTIRRCVTEMERTPLFRYLVEIVIEDNPGVGDLPRGDDIRYLVIPRNYATANTSLYKARALQFALENSRIPDDAWLVHLDEETQPTSSGIKGIAQMIREEEESGRLRAGQGALLYHRDWKKHPFLTLADNVRTGDDFARFHFQHKLGRTVFGLHGSYIVVRNDVEKSVGFDFGPHGSITEDAFWALKLMEAGGRARWVDGYLEEQSTQSVGDFLRQRRRWYQGLMKVAIHAPVKLRWRLAIGANTLLWTLAPFAVLYTICHFFYGFEIQPWVRALANFSFASFVTLYLTGLKANLDEHGITGWLARSAWTAVQVVLLPVFSAMEATAVMMALLKPVNGFHVVKK; from the coding sequence ATGTCAACACTCGAAGAGGGGATTTCAGCCCCGCGGATCGCGGGAGGGCCTGGATTCCGAACGAAGTTCCATTTTGACCGTCCGGGGAAGGTCCTTGAGCCTGTCCGCGACTGGAGCCTGGGATTCATCACCGGGCACCGCACCAGGATTGTCCTGTGCATGACCCTGGCGATGGTTGGCCTCTACTTGCTCCAGGATTTCCTGTGGCCGGTGGCGGTGAAACCTGTGTCCTTCGCAGACAGCCTGTGGGGCTCCGCCAGTGTTGTATGGCTCGGCGCCGTCATCCCCGGGTTGCTGGGACTGTTGGGGGCACTGTCGTTCCGCCACCCGACCCACCTGGATGCGGTGGCGCCAATCAGTCAGCTGGTGGTGTTCCGCATAGTCACCCGCGGCACCAACCGGGAGGCGGTGGCCAGTACCATCCGGAGATGCGTTACCGAAATGGAAAGAACCCCGCTCTTCCGCTACCTCGTTGAAATCGTCATCGAGGATAACCCCGGGGTTGGTGATCTTCCACGGGGCGATGACATCAGGTACCTGGTCATCCCCCGAAACTACGCAACAGCAAATACTTCGCTCTACAAAGCCCGCGCACTGCAGTTCGCCCTCGAGAATTCCCGCATCCCGGACGACGCCTGGCTGGTTCACCTCGACGAGGAAACGCAACCCACGTCCTCCGGCATTAAGGGCATAGCCCAGATGATCCGGGAAGAAGAGGAAAGCGGCCGGCTGCGCGCGGGCCAAGGAGCCCTCCTCTACCACCGGGACTGGAAGAAGCACCCGTTCCTGACCCTGGCGGACAATGTGCGCACCGGCGACGACTTTGCCCGCTTCCACTTCCAGCACAAGCTGGGCCGGACGGTCTTTGGCCTGCACGGCAGCTACATAGTGGTCCGCAACGATGTTGAGAAGTCCGTCGGATTCGATTTTGGACCCCACGGTTCCATCACCGAGGATGCCTTCTGGGCCCTCAAACTCATGGAAGCAGGCGGGCGGGCGAGGTGGGTTGACGGGTACCTTGAAGAGCAGTCAACACAAAGCGTCGGTGACTTCCTCAGGCAGCGGCGGCGCTGGTACCAGGGCCTGATGAAGGTTGCGATCCACGCACCCGTGAAGCTGAGGTGGCGCCTGGCCATCGGCGCCAACACCTTGCTCTGGACGCTCGCTCCGTTCGCAGTGTTGTACACCATCTGTCACTTCTTCTACGGCTTCGAGATTCAGCCATGGGTGCGGGCCCTGGCCAACTTCTCCTTCGCTTCCTTTGTGACCCTGTACCTCACGGGGTTGAAGGCGAATCTCGACGAGCACGGGATCACGGGCTGGCTCGCTCGAAGCGCGTGGACCGCAGTCCAGGTTGTCCTATTGCCGGTGTTCAGTGCAATGGAAGCGACGGCCGTCATGATGGCGCTCCTTAAGCCCGTCAATGGGTTCCACGTTGTGAAGAAGTAA